Proteins encoded within one genomic window of Aquarana catesbeiana isolate 2022-GZ linkage group LG03, ASM4218655v1, whole genome shotgun sequence:
- the SMIM30 gene encoding small integral membrane protein 30: MAFLGRIYLILSVCICLFFVLPGVEATDEGNVIAVLLGLVLTGICFCACLGYYARSRDGRP, from the coding sequence ATGGCTTTCCTTGGAAGGATCTACCTTATCTTGTCTGtttgtatatgtttgttttttgtgcttCCAGGGGTAGAAGCAACAGATGAAGGAAATGTAATCGCAGTCCTGCTTGGTCTAGTACTTACAGGCAtttgtttttgtgcatgtttgggGTACTATGCCAGAAGCAGAGATGGGCGGCCCTGA